The Suncus etruscus isolate mSunEtr1 chromosome 7, mSunEtr1.pri.cur, whole genome shotgun sequence genome includes a window with the following:
- the AGT gene encoding angiotensinogen has product MTSNMNLRVTVLCLLALTDLATGDRVYIHPFHLLVYSKSSCDQLEKSNVEKQNDPTFTPAPIQAKTSPMDEKALQEQLMLAIKKLEAEDKMRAAEVGMLLNFMGFRMYRLLSEKWSSGNGAILSPVTVFGTLASFYLGALDPTASRLQAFLGVPGEGQDCMSRLDGHKVLSALQTIQGLLVAQDGTNSQNRLLLSTVVGLFIAPGLHLKQPFIQGLALLTPVTFPRSLDLSTDPNLAAEKINRFMQAVTGWKMNSLTGIAPESNLVFNTYVHFQGKMKGFSLLTELQDFWVDNTTSVAVPMLSGTGIFQHLDDAQNNLSMTRVPLSENTCLLLIQPYCPSDMKKIEALIFQHDFLAGMKNLAPRVIHLTLPQVVLRGSYDLQELLSQAKLPTLLGPETNLGKISDTKLRVGKVQNDLLFELKADESEQTSENAQHLEGQESLEVTLNTPFLFALYEIETTALHFLGRVTNPLNMV; this is encoded by the exons ATGACTTCTAATATGAATCTGAGAGTCACTGTGCTTTGTCTCTTGGCCTTGACTGACTTAGCCACTGGTGACCGGGTGTACATACACCCCTTCCACCTCCTTGTCTACAGCAAGAGCAGTTGCGACCAACTGGAGAAATCCAATGTAGAAAAGCAAAATGACCCAACCTTCACACCTGCTCCAATTCAGGCCAAAACATCCCCCATGGATGAAAAAGCCCTTCAAGAACAGCTGATGTTGGCCATTAAGAAACTAGAGGCAGAAGACAAGATGAGAGCTGCAGAAGTTGGGATGTTGCTCAACTTCATGGGATTCCGCATGTATAGACTGCTGAGTGAGAAATGGAGCTCTGGCAATGGGGCTATCCTTTCACCTGTGACAGTCTTTGGAACATTGGCCTCTTTCTACTTAGGAGCTTTGGATCCTACAGCCAGCAGACTTCAGGCGTTTCTGGGTGTCCCTGGGGAAGGTCAGGACTGCATGTCCCGACTGGATGGTCACAAGGTCCTCTCTGCTCTACAGACCATCCAAGGCCTTCTGGTTGCGCAGGATGGCACTAACAGCCAGAACAGGCTGCTTTTATCCACCGTAGTGGGTCTGTTCATAGCTCCTGGCCTGCACCTGAAGCAGCCATTTATTCAGGGCCTGGCACTTCTCACCCCAGTCACTTTCCCACGCTCTTTAGACTTGTCCACAGACCCAAATCTTGCTGCTGAGAAGATTAACAGGTTTATGCAGGCTGTAACAGGATGGAAAATGAACTCCTTGACAGGAATTGCCCCTGAAAGCAACCTTGTTTTCAACACCTATGTTCACTTTCAAG GAAAGATGAAGGGGTTCTCCTTATTGACCGAGCTCCAGGATTTCTGGGTAGACAACACCACCTCAGTGGCAGTCCCCATGCTCTCAGGCACAGGCATTTTTCAACACTTGGATGATGCTCAGAATAACCTGTCGATGACACGTGTGCCTCTCAGTGAGAACACCTGCCTGTTGCTGATCCAACCCTACTGCCCTTCTGACATGAAGAAGATAGAGGCCCTCATTTTTCAGCATGACTTCCTAGCAGGGATGAAGAATCTGGCTCCTCG GGTTATCCACCTGACCTTGCCACAGGTGGTGCTGAGAGGATCCTATGATCTGCAGGAACTGCTTTCTCAGGCCAAGTTGCCTACCCTGCTGGGACCTGAGACAAATCTTGGCAAAATCAGTGATACTAAACTCAGAGTTGGAAAG GTACAGAATGACCTTCTTTTTGAACTAAAAGCAGATGAGAGTGAACAAACCTCAGAGAATGCTCAGCACCTGGAAGGGCAAGAGTCGCTGGAGGTGACCCTCAACACCCCATTCTTGTTTGCCCTTTACGAGATTGAGACTACTGCCCTACACTTCCTGGGACGTGTGACCAACCCACTGAATATGGTGTGA